In Spirosoma aureum, a single genomic region encodes these proteins:
- the prmA gene encoding 50S ribosomal protein L11 methyltransferase, which yields MNYIELQLHISPDYSDILTAELAELGFESFVDTNEGLNAYIIDSDFDEKAVQELVAKYTNQTAIAYEVHSLEKRNWNAEWERDYEPIEVANSVRVRASFHQADARFRYDIIINPKMSFGTGHHETTAMMLEQQLGLDFAEKTVLDVGSGTGILAILAAKMGAQAVLAFDIEDWAVENARENAELNDCPQVSVFQGTIDDINSGSEGEPSQYDVVLANINRNVLLAEIPTYTDLLNEDGYLLVSGFYEHDAPDIQQKAIDSGLKLIKKMAIREWTSLLFKK from the coding sequence ATGAATTATATTGAACTTCAACTGCACATTTCCCCTGATTATTCCGATATCCTCACCGCCGAACTGGCCGAACTTGGTTTCGAGTCATTTGTGGATACGAATGAAGGGTTGAATGCCTATATCATTGACTCGGATTTTGATGAAAAGGCCGTACAGGAACTTGTTGCTAAATACACGAATCAAACCGCAATAGCCTATGAAGTCCATTCGTTAGAAAAACGAAACTGGAACGCCGAGTGGGAGCGCGATTATGAGCCGATAGAAGTAGCTAACAGTGTCCGGGTCCGGGCGTCCTTTCATCAAGCGGACGCCCGGTTTCGTTACGATATCATCATTAATCCGAAGATGTCATTTGGCACAGGCCACCACGAAACCACGGCCATGATGCTCGAACAGCAACTTGGCCTTGATTTTGCGGAGAAAACAGTACTTGATGTCGGCAGTGGAACAGGCATCCTGGCAATTCTGGCGGCTAAGATGGGCGCACAGGCCGTGCTGGCTTTTGATATTGAAGACTGGGCGGTTGAAAATGCTCGCGAGAATGCCGAACTGAACGATTGCCCGCAGGTTTCGGTGTTTCAGGGAACAATCGACGATATTAACTCAGGTAGCGAAGGCGAACCCAGCCAATATGATGTTGTGCTGGCCAATATCAACCGAAACGTATTACTGGCCGAAATCCCGACTTACACAGACTTATTAAATGAAGACGGATATTTACTGGTAAGCGGTTTCTATGAACATGATGCGCCGGATATCCAACAAAAAGCGATCGATTCGGGCCTTAAACTTATAAAAAAGATGGCCATCCGAGAGTGGACCTCTCTTTTATTCAAGAAATAG
- a CDS encoding MPN domain-containing protein → MKIAELDATCNDGIPNGAPIRENPWDDESSWVAVNPSGGGGGQVIRDPFIPTNETTPIDYGMPIDLTPMDAFAWEMANRIGPDVYLTSAEIEFLSENWDFTYDFRDYVSLNNIKPDLGKNLDGWFYDENDFQNYKIPLKVVGRDSYNEETDYRLYERECEAYTFLFDKANSSGQEYGAYITTKGIIVLPANKAQLTPDGTRAIEFLIWKMSKTSSREIVPTNQGTYVVRGYIHTHPSPPGIASPSNADRQFAQRHPGVSHYVMNQFVINQFFSDGSTQPYAGVFEKRCP, encoded by the coding sequence GTGAAAATTGCTGAACTTGATGCTACCTGCAATGATGGAATTCCTAATGGGGCTCCAATTCGAGAAAATCCGTGGGATGATGAATCGAGTTGGGTCGCAGTAAATCCAAGTGGTGGTGGAGGTGGACAAGTTATCAGGGATCCATTCATTCCCACGAATGAAACAACACCGATTGATTATGGGATGCCCATTGATCTTACTCCAATGGACGCGTTTGCTTGGGAAATGGCAAATCGTATTGGCCCAGACGTGTATCTAACTAGTGCAGAGATAGAGTTCCTTAGTGAAAATTGGGACTTTACATATGATTTTAGAGATTACGTAAGTTTAAACAATATCAAGCCTGATTTAGGTAAGAACTTAGACGGATGGTTTTATGACGAAAATGACTTTCAGAATTATAAAATTCCACTCAAAGTTGTCGGGCGAGACAGCTACAATGAAGAAACAGATTACAGGCTATATGAGAGAGAGTGCGAGGCTTACACATTCTTATTCGATAAAGCGAACAGCTCAGGCCAAGAGTATGGAGCCTATATAACAACGAAAGGAATAATTGTTCTGCCTGCTAATAAAGCTCAACTTACGCCAGATGGGACAAGAGCCATTGAATTTTTGATATGGAAGATGAGCAAAACTTCAAGCAGAGAAATTGTCCCGACTAATCAGGGTACCTATGTAGTACGAGGTTATATCCATACACACCCTAGCCCACCAGGTATAGCTAGTCCATCAAATGCTGATAGGCAATTTGCCCAGAGGCACCCCGGAGTGAGTCACTATGTTATGAACCAGTTTGTTATCAATCAATTTTTTTCCGATGGAAGTACTCAGCCATACGCTGGCGTTTTTGAAAAGCGCTGCCCATAG